A region of Leishmania infantum JPCM5 genome chromosome 31 DNA encodes the following proteins:
- a CDS encoding protein kinase-like protein produces the protein METPLHATLHTEAWASCSKEPRAETLPRLYANKQNVPRASKRAAWLDFLCRVDILWSILFFALLATVGICSAVVTQTIVSAAVLESWRTLHHVHANIIRKRLDQQISAVYNMAADLILLQARYPFQMQSEDTLATLCSILSGYDKDMLLAALSLVSHELRETITCMHGLTDDALTDILFGYVSYNHTVNATNYVDKDTYRFQRPLRMAMEWPPQVRNISNFIDENMNAVPIFALVNELAAGRNPDIDIRNAWRVNPILPHLMELNVPVGMVYGSPTMPVTTPITDYALLHINGSRLLREPDGTHHIGARIALFVNQTLTDADPAIMSNNWGQHFISSVIHTPLVNTSVTYLKASDVRDPLMRAALQHVDLAQLQSEASRSTVGFQHNGAPAMVTAWTYTTSKGLCLPLVYASVQENITVPHTLIRDMGNGIMVAAVLIFTLIFWRLIHRTISQPLNGVQASMLASVEHGDRQLYYLRDSKLVRFTEVDALIKAHNKTMQQLRDVDAFIPEGLRLRVTDGSAHQSDDVPTRRFSCLTHNSRPPKLKGPQLSLHLSTVVYISMSATASTTTDPLSSLQRRSLAEEQESGQIRGQRLIAAAEQTAQAANTANSGPFPTPAALTAFITAVHELCHTHHGTLHRLCPDACVLHFNSAVRAQLPRGPGDASAAAAPAAAPPAPAARHGVPAAQSAPQPRPPRATRQEEMRLRAAQDARNAAAFALDLVSWTAAQSGSGENAQRDGTAAMPDVRALLDTSMFTCGQYRPAGSEQTLQVALGRDVQRDLGRVPQRIGVRVAMTEETATLLRAEDDSGSRGRGNVDAGVRQIPVDVLRTGRAGLDGDVVVLYEALPGRVAGDAAWQLYARCCCDGFEHMLRGDYAGALAAYRGVAEIADLEPGLLPAAMRREAAASAVTGGAVSVQVARLMRDCERRVRLRITKRLCKVRLCPLGIDAVLRDSKPLGNGTEALYPGVLSPNKEDVGVLRKGRVRDENGSGLSRMSAHRFPRVRERYVLAVKDGASTFRYVVPSMPSWMRDEHGLHWHIARCPMNGELTPEFMWNRRVLALGSAGALCSVNYLIYREVHPVVAKVIRNAPPGPMSDALRSATPVCGPSSRQAAAVRRLIKKHQQLRHPNLLSFLGFSESLEGGVMPLWEFSPGGTLRELIFRYPNVKPVTINRFGLQILTALSYLHERGVAHGSVRLDNVLVSADGKCRLTGHSGDNEAARELFHIHQTCFISPLMATGALPTPQCDMFCIGLGALEALTKQPAWKWATGDDGQPLGTAAELAELMRAGGATFSSALMQGRVVVNADPLRGASVVGKYSNRAVESLIRCLSLDPAERPTAMQVREASKEMLLQAGLTLEEDELAASFPLMVRN, from the coding sequence ATGGAGACCCCTCTCCACGCCACGCTGCACACCGAAGCGTGGGCTTCTTGCAGTAAAGAACCGCGAGCAGAGACGCTTCCGCGGCTGTACGCGAACAAGCAGAATGTGCCCCGCGCCTCGAAGCGCGCTGCATGGCTCGACTTCTTGTGCCGCGTCGACATCCTCTGGTCCAtcctcttcttcgccctcctcgccactGTCGGtatctgcagcgccgtcgtcacaCAGACAATCGTCTCCGCTGCAGTGCTCGAATCGTGGCGCACGCTGCACCACGTTCACGCGAACATCATCAGAAAGCGGCTGGATCAGCAGATAAGTGCCGTGTACAACATGGCCGCCGACCTGATCTTACTGCAGGCGCGCTACCCATTTCAGATGCAGTCCGAAGACACGCTCGCCACGCTCTGCTCCATCCTCTCAGGGTACGACAAGGACATGCTCCTCGCCGCATTATCTTTAGTCTCCCACGAGCTCCGAGAGACGATCACCTGCATGCACGGACTCACTGACGACGCGTTGACGGATATCCTCTTCGGGTATGTATCCTACAACCACACCGTCAACGCCACCAACTACGTCGACAAGGATACCTATCGCTTCCAGCGTCCGCTGCGCATGGCGATGGAGTGGCCACCTCAAGTGCGCAACATCTCGAACTTTATAGACGAGAATATGAATGCCGTCCCCATCTTTGCGCTCGTCAACGAGCTCGCGGCCGGCCGAAACCCCGACATCGACATCCGCAACGCGTGGCGTGTGAATCCCATTCTTCCGCACCTCATGGAGCTCAACGTACCCGTCGGCATGGTGTACGGGAGCCCTACCATGCCGGTGACCACCCCCATCACCGACTACGCTCTCCTGCACATCAACGGCTCGAGGCTTCTACGCGAGCCCGACGGCACGCACCACATCGGTGCCCGCATCGCACTCTTCGTTAACCAAACCCTCACCGACGCCGACCCCGCCATCATGTCTAACAACTGGGGCCAGCACTTTATCAGCTCCGTCATCCACACGCCGCTGGTCAACACCAGTGTTACCTACCTTAAGGCCAGCGATGTCCGTGATCCGCTCATGCGCGCCGCACTCCAGCACGTCGAcctcgcacagctgcagagcGAGGCCAGCAGGAGTACTGTTGGCTTCCAGCACAACGGCGCACCCGCGATGGTCACCGCGTGGACCTACACGACGTCCAAAGGCCTTTGTCTGCCTCTCGTCTACGCTAGCGTGCAGGAGAACATCACCGTGCCGCATACGCTCATCCGCGATATGGGCAACGGCATCAtggtcgccgccgtgctcATCTTCACCCTCATTTTCTGGCGTCTCATCCACCGCACCATCTCGCAGCCGCTCAACGGCGTGCAAGCGAGCATGCTGGCCAGCGTCGAGCACGGCGACCGCCAACTCTATTATCTGAGAGACAGCAAGCTCGTCCGCTTCACGGAGGTCGATGCACTCATCAAGGCACACAACAAgacgatgcagcagctgcgcgatgtCGACGCCTTCATTCCGGAGGGGCTGCGACTGCGTGTCACGGACGGCTCTGCCCACCAAAGTGACGATGTCCCTACGCGGCGCTTCTCATGCTTAACCCATAATAGCAGGCCGCCGAAATTGAAAGGCCCGCAGCTGTCCTTGCACCTCTCGACTGTCGTATACATCTCAATGAGCGCTACAGCCTCTACCACCACCGACCCAttgtcgtcgctgcagcggcgaagcCTCGCCGAAGAACAGGAGTCTGGCCAGATTCGCGGTCAGCGACTCATCGCGGCGGCCGAGCAAACGGCCCAAGCAGCGAACACCGCCAACAGCGGCCCCTTCCCCACACCAGCCGCACTGACAGCATTCATCACCGCCGTGCACGAGCTGTGCCACACGCACCACGGCACGCTGCATCGCCTCTGCCCcgacgcgtgcgtgctgcactTCAACAGCGCGGTGCGCGCACAACTCCCGCGTGGGCCTGGAGACGctagcgcggcggcggcaccagcagcggcgccccctgcacccgctgcgcgGCATGGTGTCCCCGCTGCACAgtcggcaccgcagccgagGCCACCGCGTGCCACGCGGCAGGAGGAGATGAGGCTCCGCGCCGCGCAGGACGcacgcaacgccgctgccttcgcaCTGGACCTGGTGAGCTGGACTGCcgcgcagagcggcagcggcgaaaACGCACAAAGGgacggcacggcggccatgcctgacgtgcgcgcgctgctggacacGAGCATGTTCACGTGCGGGCAGTACCGccccgccggcagcgagcagACGCTGCAGGTGGCGCTTGGCCGCGACGTGCAGCGCGATCTGGGccgcgtgccgcagcgcatcggcgtgcgcgtggccatgacggaggagacggcgacgctgctgcgcgcggagGACGATAGCGGCAGCCGGGGCCGCGGCAATGTGGACGCCGGCGTGCGGCAGATCCCGgtggatgtgctgcgcaCGGGCCGTGCGGGGCTGGACGGCgatgtggtggtgctgtACGAGGCTCTGCCCGGGCGCGTggccggcgacgcggcgtggcagctgtacgcacgctgctgctgcgacggcttCGAGCACATGCTGCGCGGCGACTACGCTGGCGCGCTGGCCGCCtaccgcggcgtcgccgagaTCGCGGACCTGGAGCCCGGGCTGCTGCCGGCAGCCATGCGTCgcgaggcggctgccagcgccgtgaCGGGTGGTGCCGTGTCGGTGCAGGTGGCGCGGCTGATGCGCGATTGCGAGCGCCGCGTGCGACTGCGGATCACGAAGCGACTGTGCAAGGTGCGCCTCTGTCCGCTAGGAATCGACGCAGTCCTGCGCGACTCGAAACCGCTGGGTAACGGAACTGAAGCACTGTACCCAGGTGTGCTTTCTCCGAACAAAGAAGACGTCGGTGTACTTCGGAAGGGCCGCGTAAGGGATGAGAATGGCAGCGGCCTTTCACGGATGTCGGCGCATCGGTTTCCAAGGGTACGGGAACGCTATGTTTTAGCAGTGAAGgacggcgccagcacctTTCGTTATGTAGTGCCCTCGATGCCTTCATGGATGCGCGACGAGCATGGGCTGCACTGGCATATTGCACGTTGTCCAATGAACGGCGAGTTGACCCCAGAGTTCATGTGGAATAGAAGGGTGTTGGCACTCGGCTCGGCTGGAGCACTGTGCTCCGTCAATTACTTGATATATCGTGAGGTGCATCCCGTGGTAGCCAAGGTTATCAGAAATGCGCCACCGGGTCCTATGTCGGACGcactgcgcagcgccacccccGTCTGCGGGCCCTCCTCACGCcaagcggctgcggtgcggcggtTGATCAAGaagcaccagcagctgcgccatccaaacctcctctccttcctcggCTTCTCCGAGTCACTTGAGGGCGGCGTCATGCCCCTATGGGAGTTCAGTCCTGGCGGTACGCTGCGTGAGCTCATCTTCCGCTATCCAAATGTGAAGCCGGTGACCATCAACCGCTTTGGTCTTCAAATTCTCACCGCTCTGTCGTATTTGCACGAGCGGGGAGTagcgcacggcagcgtgcgCCTCGACAACGTGCTCGTAAGTGCGGATGGGAAGTGCCGCTTAACTGGGCACTCAGGCGACAATGAAGCGGCACGCGAGCTCTTCCACATACATCAAACGTGCTTCATAAGCCCCTTGATGGCCACTGGCGCGCTGCCAACTCCACAGTGCGACATGTTTTGCATTGGTCTTGGGGCTCTCGAGGCACTGACAAAGCAGCCGGCGTGGAAGTGGGCCACTGGCGATGACGGCCAGCCACTCGGGACTGCGGCAGAGCTCGCGGAGCTGATGAGGGCTGGCGGGGCGACCTTCAGCAGTGCGCTGATGCAGGGCCGTGTTGTGGTGAATGCGGATCCACTGAGAGGGGCAAGCGTGGTCGGCAAATACAGTAACCGTGCCGTTGAGTCCCTCATCCGTTGCCTCTCACTGGACCCTGCCGAGCGCCCGACTGCGATGCAGGTTCGGGAGGCGAGCAAGGAAatgctgctgcaggccgGGCTCACGTTGGAGGAAGACGAATTGGCGGCCTCTTTTCCGCTGATGGTGCGTAATTGA
- the AAT8.4 gene encoding amino acid permease, producing the protein MSNRSADSCPHTCRRQQREEHPDHARSSTMTVGAARTAKPTATSQSAGQRSQRQSRSQPRRSGCLGVLQAIRDGVIKAVYVVVPPGGILSGAFNMASSSIGAGILGLPAATDSAGIILAMIFLAVITYFSVFSMYILALASENTRIKTFEGLARWLFPARRYAFSYWAAFIRFFHGFAGCVAYIISVGNCLGPIFTGAAKQHPDNRAIQFLATTQGNRVLTVIVWLFVMLPLVIPKHIDSLRYASAIAVTFMVYFVFVVVAHSCRNGLAETSKHVKLSGNQADDGKLEHNTVFLFRTGNSVIHSVGIFVFAYVCQINAQEVLWDLRPEIRTTKSFTLSAFIGMMLCGTLYVLVSVFGYFDFGSKNLLGKSLLLMFNPLEEADIMIAYVAVMIKVCVAYALLTIAARNSLYYLIGFQHRYRNRTEAGGAEELGFVAGGADATVQQTANPPAAVADSDAVQSCKLDGVDNSHGMEGTTKGRNPSQTVDEDYEAGEGVDEEYVDGTAEDTTYVDNIPFWQHLLVVLVLAVASLLCGLFIPNINTVFGFAGAISGGFIAFIFPALFVMYSGNFTVAQVGWFTYLNTYLLLICGVVGIVFGTGGTIYETV; encoded by the coding sequence ATGTCGAACCGATCAGCCGATAGCTGTCCTCACACCTGTCGAAGGCAACAGCGCGAGGAGCACCCTGATCacgcccgcagcagcacgatgACGGTAggtgcggcgcgcacggccaagccgacggcgacgtcgcagAGTGCAGGGCAGCGCTCTCAACGCCAGTCGcgctcgcagccgcgccgctccgGATGTCTTGGCGTGCTCCAGGCCATCCGTGACGGCGTCATCAAAGCGGTGTACGTGGTCGTTCCGCCTGGCGGCATTCTCTCCGGCGCCTTCAACATGGCGAGCTCTTccatcggcgccggcatccttggcctgccggcggcgaccgACTCAGCAGGCATCATCCTCGCCATGATCTTCCTCGCCGTCATCACGTACTtctccgtcttctccatGTACATCCTGGCACTCGCATCGGAGAACACGCGCATCAAGACCTTCGAGGGCTTGGCGCGCTGGCTCTTCCCGGCGAGAAGGTACGCCTTCTCCTACTGGGCCGCGTTCATCCGCTTTTTCCACGGCTTCGCTGGCTGTGTCGCCTACATCATCAGCGTGGGCAACTGCCTTGGTCCCAtcttcaccggcgccgcaAAGCAGCACCCCGACAACAGAGCCATCCAGTTCCTCGCCACCACGCAGGGCAACCGCGTGCTCACAGTCATCGTTTGGCTCTTcgtgatgctgccgctggttATTCCGAAACACATCGACTCACTGCGCTACGCCTCCGCCATCGCGGTGACGTTCATGGTGTACTTTGTCTTCGTGGTTGTCGCACACAGCTGCCGTAACGGGCTGGCGGAAACGTCCAAGCACGTGAAGCTGTCCGGCAACCAGGCGGATGACGGCAAGCTGGAGCACAACAccgtctttctttttcgcacCGGCAACTCCGTAATCCACTCCGTCGGCATCTTTGTTTTCGCGTACGTGTGCCAAATAAACGCGCAGGAGGTTCTGTGGGATTTGCGGCCCGAGATTCGCACGACGAAGAGCTTCACGCTGTCGGCGTTCATTGGGATGATGCTGTGCGGCACGCTGTACGTGCTGGTAAGCGTGTTCGGGTACTTCGACTTTGGCAGCAAGAACCTGCTCGGcaagtcgctgctgctcatgttCAACCCGCTCGAGGAGGCCGACATCATGATCGCCTACGTTGCCGTCATGATCAAGGTATGCGTCGCCTACGCGCTACTCACCATTGCGGCGCGCAACTCCCTGTACTACCTGATCGGCTTCCAGCACCGCTACCGCAACCGCACCGAggctggcggcgcggaggAGCTCGGCTTtgtcgctggcggcgccgacgccaccgtcCAGCAGACCGCGAATCCgcccgcggcggtggccgacagcgacgctgtCCAGTCCTGCAAGCTCGACGGGGTGGACAACAGCCACGGCATGGAGGGGACAACGAAAGGCCGCAATCCCTCCCAAACCGTCGATGAGGACTACGAAGCAGGTGAGGGCGTGGACGAGGAGTACGTGGACGGGACCGCGGAGGACACGACGTACGTGGACAACATCCCGTTCTGGCAGCACCTGCTGGTCGTGCTtgtgctcgccgtcgcgtcgctgctgtgtggCCTGTTCATCCCGAACATCAACACCGTCTTCGGCTTCGCCGGCGCGATCAGCGGCGGCTTCATCGCCTTTATCTTCCCCGCGCTCTTCGTCATGTACTCGGGCAACTTcacggtggcgcaggtggGATGGTTCACGTACCTGAACACGTACCTGCTGCTGATCTGCGGTGTTGTCGGCATTGTcttcggcaccggcggcaccaTCTACGAAACTGTTTGA
- the AAT8.3 gene encoding amino acid permease: protein MSNRSADSCPHTCRGQQREEHPDHARSSTMTVGAARTAKPTATSQSAGQRSQRQSRSQPRRSGCLGVLQAIRDGVIKAVYVIVPPGGILSGAFNMASSSIGAGILGLPAATDSAGIILAMIFLAVMTYLSVFSMYILAVASENTRIKTFEGLARWLFPARRYAFSYWAAFVRWFYGFSGCVAYIISVGNCLGPIFTGAAKQHPDNRAIQFLATTQGNRVLTVIVWLFVMLPLVIPKHIDSLRYASAIAVTFMVYFVFVVVAHSCRNGLAETSKHVKLSGNQADDGKLEHNTVFLFRTGNSVIHSVGIFVFAYACQINAQEVLWDLRPEIRTTKSFTLSAFIGMMLCGTLYVLVSVFGYFDFGSKNLLGKSLLLMFNPFEEADIMIAYVAVMIKLCVAYALVTIAARNSLYYLIGFQHRYRNRTEAGGAEELGFVAGGADATVQQTANPPAAVADSDAVQSCKLDGVDNSHGMEGTTKGRNPSQTVDEDYEAGEGVDEEYVDGTAEDTTYVDNIPFWQHLLVVLVLAVASLLCGLFIPNISTVFGFAGSISGGFIAFIFPALFVMYSGNFTVAQVGWFTYLNTYLLLICGVVGIVFGTGGTIYVTI from the coding sequence ATGTCGAACCGATCAGCCGATAGCTGTCCTCACACCTGTCGAGGGCAACAGCGCGAGGAGCACCCTGATCacgcccgcagcagcacgatgACGGTAggtgcggcgcgcacggccaagccgacggcgacgtcgcagAGTGCAGGGCAGCGCTCTCAACGCCAGTCGcgctcgcagccgcgccgctccgGATGTCTTGGCGTGCTCCAGGCCATCCGTGACGGCGTCATCAAAGCGGTGTACGTGATCGTTCCGCCTGGCGGCATTCTCTCCGGCGCCTTCAACATGGCGAGCTCTTccatcggcgccggcatccttggcctgccggcggcgaccgACTCAGCAGGCATCATCCTCGCCATGATCTTCCTCGCCGTCATGACGTATTTATCTGTGTTCTCCATGTACATCCTGGCAGTCGCATCGGAGAACACGCGCATCAAGACCTTCGAGGGCTTGGCGCGCTGGCTCTTCCCGGCGAGAAGGTACGCCTTCTCCTACTGGGCCGCGTTCGTCAGATGGTTCTACGGCTTCTCTGGCTGCGTCGCCTACATCATCAGCGTGGGCAACTGCCTTGGTCCCAtcttcaccggcgccgcaAAGCAGCACCCCGACAACAGAGCCATCCAGTTCCTCGCCACCACGCAGGGCAACCGCGTGCTCACAGTCATCGTTTGGCTCTTcgtgatgctgccgctggttATTCCGAAACACATCGACTCACTGCGCTACGCCTCCGCCATCGCGGTGACGTTCATGGTGTACTTTGTCTTCGTGGTTGTCGCACACAGCTGCCGTAACGGGCTGGCGGAAACGTCCAAGCACGTGAAGCTGTCCGGCAACCAGGCGGACGACGGCAAGCTGGAGCACAACAccgtctttctttttcgcacCGGCAACTCCGTAATCCACTCCGTCGGCATCTTTGTTTTCGCGTACGCGTGTCAAATAAACGCGCAGGAGGTTCTGTGGGATTTGCGGCCCGAGATTCGCACGACGAAGAGCTTCACGCTGTCGGCGTTCATTGGGATGATGCTGTGCGGCACGCTGTACGTGCTGGTAAGCGTGTTCGGGTACTTCGACTTTGGCAGCAAGAACCTGCTCGGcaagtcgctgctgctcatgttCAACCCGTTCGAGGAGGCCGACATCATGATTGCCTACGTTGCCGTCATGATCAAGCTGTGCGTCGCCTACGCGTTGGTCACCATTGCGGCGCGCAACTCCCTGTACTACCTGATCGGCTTCCAGCACCGCTACCGCAACCGCACCGAggctggcggcgcggaggAGCTCGGCTTtgtcgctggcggcgccgacgccaccgtcCAGCAGACCGCGAATCCgcccgcggcggtggccgacagcgacgctgtCCAGTCCTGCAAGCTCGACGGGGTGGACAACAGCCACGGCATGGAGGGGACAACGAAAGGCCGCAATCCCTCCCAAACCGTCGATGAGGACTACGAAGCAGGTGAGGGCGTGGACGAGGAGTACGTGGACGGGACCGCGGAGGACACGACGTACGTGGACAACATCCCGTTCTGGCAGCACCTGCTGGTCGTGCTtgtgctcgccgtcgcgtcgctgctgtgtggCCTGTTCATCCCGAACATCAGCACCGTCTTCGGCTTCGCCGGCTCGATCAGCGGCGGCTTCATCGCCTTTATCTTCCCCGCGCTCTTCGTCATGTACTCGGGCAACTTcacggtggcgcaggtggGATGGTTCACGTACCTGAACACGTACCTGCTGCTGATCTGCGGTGTTGTCGGCATTGTcttcggcaccggcggcaccaTCTACGTTACGATCTAG